In Saccharolobus solfataricus, a genomic segment contains:
- a CDS encoding nucleotidyltransferase domain-containing protein — translation MIKEPYAKLLNDMVKIMREEFKDDLISVVLYGSVARGDNRNDSDVDLLIVIDNLPMDGILKRIRLFETKVEDKLNLDEYWSKGYYISLSPILKTPEEAGKISPLYLDMVYDAVILYDKDQFFTKILQKLKGRLMELGAERVRMGKRWYWILKKDSGFGETVEL, via the coding sequence ATGATTAAGGAGCCTTATGCTAAGTTGCTCAATGACATGGTCAAAATAATGAGAGAGGAATTTAAAGATGATCTGATATCGGTAGTACTTTATGGGAGCGTTGCTAGGGGAGATAATAGAAACGATAGTGATGTAGATTTATTGATAGTTATAGATAATTTACCTATGGACGGTATACTTAAAAGAATTAGATTGTTTGAGACCAAGGTCGAGGATAAGTTAAATTTAGATGAGTATTGGAGTAAGGGTTATTACATATCACTTTCTCCCATTCTTAAAACTCCCGAGGAAGCGGGAAAGATTTCACCTCTTTATCTAGATATGGTATATGACGCTGTAATTCTCTACGATAAGGACCAATTCTTCACTAAGATATTGCAAAAATTAAAGGGGAGGCTTATGGAATTAGGTGCTGAGAGAGTAAGGATGGGTAAGAGATGGTATTGGATACTTAAAAAGGATTCAGGGTTTGGTGAAACGGTTGAACTTTGA